One genomic region from Clarias gariepinus isolate MV-2021 ecotype Netherlands chromosome 22, CGAR_prim_01v2, whole genome shotgun sequence encodes:
- the myt1a gene encoding myelin transcription factor 1 isoform X10 yields MSQDTEEKRTRTRSKGIRVPLELVGQEYSCPTPGCDGLGHVSGKYARHRSALGCPLAKKRKLQEAEENQSVSKKRPNPLKLAMDDGFNADSDTNSETEPKDEAVESDEDTPEKEEEPKKNDDASEPLAEVISQEESEDKNTAVKDISIPATEDESKKEHLEPEVTPIQQVTVETESEEGLQVAAEIQAGEEEEGDGTEEMTEEERMTQHLKATDDPVQLSEEDGEEEEEHDEEHESQCSSQKNNSDHLYFSGDFNKVQAKETDKKLNEQEDDIDEMEEEEEEEEEEEDEQEQVEPRHSPSTVATSLSAQVLEPDARMNSDEKTDTHLIEDEEAEEEEDEDEEERDDVSNKASPTVVIELQSDDEEEVEEEEEDEGEDEGEEEVDEAEDEEIDSVSHRSEVTDESETYDMTRGNLGLLEQAIALKAEQTARSSEESRSPEQQSYHSADERSSKMAENTPRRGYYGKEGSRSEKKEVKCPTPGCDGTGHVTGLYPHHRSLSGCPHKDRVPPEILAMHENVLKCPTPGCNGQGHVNSNRNTHRSLSGCPIAAAGKHSKSYEKPSQTQASVSEQAVGSSNSDRVLRPMCFVKQLEIPQYGSYRPNVGPATPRANLAKELEKYSKVSFDYASFDVQVFGKRMLAPKLPATETSPKAFKSSSPNQNLPGGYTKSSSSSTSSGYDYTHDAEAAHMAATAILNLSTRCWERPENLSTKHQDQTSKDMDIEVDENGTLDLSMKKPKREGVRSPDPSSSSSSSSQQQGVTSPHSGHTYKIEEWEGPIDYTKTTRQKEEEPEEVDYTTQSYASSDGEDDDVTQEAMEDRKYPGEVTTSSFKVKLPTKDAKKELLLCPTPGCDGSGHITGNYASHRSLSGCPLADKSLRTLMAAHTGELNFLTSRCPTPGCDGSGHITGNYASHRSLSGCPRAKKGGVKTTPTKDDKEDSELIKCPVPGCDSLGHISGKYATHRSAYGCPLAARRQKEGLLNGTPFSWKSFKTEGPTCPTPGCDGSGHANGSFLTHRSLSGCPRASANKKRARFPGDDYISKKFRASDVLDNDEDIKQLNKEISELNESNSEMESDMANLHTQISSMEKNLKNMEEENKLIEEKNEALFMELSGLSQALIRSLANIRLPQMQEPISEQNFDTYVDTLTHMFSNKECYQNPANRALLESINQAVKGIEV; encoded by the exons ATGAGCCAAGACACAGAGGAGAAAAGGACACGGACCCGCTCAAAAGGCATCAGAG TTCCTCTTGAGCTTGTGGGGCAAGAATacag TTGTCCGACTCCAGGGTGTGATGGTTTGGGTCATGTCAGTGGAAAATATGCCCGACATAGAAG TGCATTGGGTTGTCCattagcaaaaaaaaggaaactccAGGAAGCAGAAGAAAATCAGTCAGTCTCTAAGAAGAGGCCCAATCCCCTGAAGCTGGCAATGGATGATGGTTTTAATGCAGACAGTGATACGAACAGTGAAACTGAACCAAAGGACGAAGCAGTGGAGTCTGATGAAGACACGccagagaaagaggaagagccTAAGAAAAATGATGATGCATCAGAGCCATTGGCAG AAGTAATTTCACAAGAGGAATCCGAAGATAAAAACACAGCAGTCAAGGACATTTCTATTCCAGCAACTGAAGACGAGTCCAAAAAAGAACACCTTGAGCCTGAAGTGACTCCCATCCAACAAGTGACCGTAGAGACTGAAAGCGAGGAGGGCCTTCAAGTTGCTGCAGAGATCCAGGctggagaggaagaggagggagATGGAACAGAAGAGATGACGGAAGAAGAAAGAATGACTCAGCACCTAAAAGCCACTGATGATCCTGTGCAGTTATCAGAAGAGGATggcgaggaagaggaagaaCATGACGAAGAGCATGAGTCTCAATGCTCAAGTCAGAAGAACAATTCAGACCACTTGTACTTTAGTGGAGACTTCAACAAAGTCCAGGCCAAAGAAACTGATAAGAAATTAAATGAACAGGAAGACGATATTGATGAaatggaagaggaggaggaggaggaagaggaggaggaagatgagCAGGAACAGGTAGAGCCTAGACACTCCCCCAGCACTGTAGCCACCAGCCTCTCAGCTCAGGTATTAGAACCAGATGCCAGGATGAATAGTGACGAGAAAACAGACACTCATTTAATCGAAGACGAGGAAGCAGAGGAAGAagaggatgaagatgaagaggaGCGAGATGATGTATCTAATAAAGCCTCGCCCACAGTGGTCATAGAGCTGCAGTCTGATGACGAGGAAGAGgttgaggaggaggaagaggatgagGGTGAGGATGAAGGGGAAGAAGAGGTAGATGAAGCAGAAGATGAGGAAATAGACAGTGTGTCTCACAGGTCCGAGGTGACAGACGAGTCTGAGACGTATGACATGACGCGGGGAAATCTGGGCCTGCTAGAACAGGCCATCGCACTGAAGGCTGAGCAGACAGCACGCAGTTCTGAGGAGAGCCGATCTCCGGAACAGCAGAGCTACCACAGCGCCGATGAGAGGAGCAGCAAGATGGCTGAAAACACACCACGCAGGGGATATTATGGTAAAG AAGGATCCAGATCAGAGAAGAAGGAAGTAAAGTGTCCGACCCCAGGATGTGATGGGACAGGTCATGTGACTGGACTGTACCCTCACCATCGGAGCCTTTCTGGGTGCCCACATAAGGACAGGGTACCGCCTGAAA TCTTGGCCATGCATGAGAATGTGCTGAAATGTCCAACACCTGGGTGTAATGGCCAAGGCCATGTCAACAGCAATCGTAACACACATCGCAG tttatccGGTTGCCCAATTGCTGCTGCAGGGAAACACTCAAAGAGTTACGAGAAGCCATCTCAGACCCAGGCTTCAGTCAGTGAGCAAGCTGTTGGCAGCTCAAACTCAGACAGAGTACTCAG GCCCATGTGTTTTGTGAAGCAGCTGGAGATTCCTCAGTATGGTAGCTACAGGCCTAATGTGGGACCAGCTACTCCACGCGCCAACCTGGCAAAGGAATTAGAGAAGTACTCTAAGGTGTCCTTTGACTATGCAAGCTTTGATGTGCAGGTGTTTGGGAAGCGCATGCTTGCCCCAAAGTTGCCCGCCACTGAAACCTCACCTAAGGCCTTTAAAT CTTCCTCCCCGAACCAGAACTTACCAGGAGGCTACACCAAAAGCAGCTCTTCCTCCACCTCCAGTGGATACGATTATACCCACGATGCCGAGGCTGCACACATGGCTGCCACTGCCATCCTTAACCTGTCTACACGATGCTGGGAAAGGCCAGAGAACCTCAGCACCAAACATCAGGACCAGACCAGCAAA GATATGGATATTGAAGTTGATGAGAATGGCACCCTAGACCTCAGCATGAAGAAACCCAAAAGAGAGGGTGTGAGGTCACCCGATCCTTCTTCCTCATCGTCATCTTCTTCACAACAACAAGGAGTCACCTCACCTCACTCTGGCCACACCTATAAAATAGAAGAGTGGGAGGGGCCAATAGACTACACGAAGACTACCCGACAGAAAGAGGAGGAGCCCGAGGAG GTGGATTACACCACTCAGTCTTATGCCTCTtctgatggtgaggatgatgatgtaACACAAGAGGCTATGGAGGACAGGAAATACCCTGGTGAAGTTACCACTTCCAGTTTCAAGGTTAAGCTCCCAACCAAGGACGCCAAGAAAGAGCTCCTGCT ATGTCCCACCCCAGGATGTGATGGCAGTGGTCATATAACAGGAAACTATGCATCTCACCGCAG TCTCTCTGGGTGTCCTCTTGCTGATAAAAGTCTGCGGACCCTCATGGCTGCCCACACTGGTGAACTCAA CTTTTTGACCTCCAGATGTCCCACCCCAGGCTGTGATGGTTCAGGACACATTACTGGAAACTATGCTTCACACAGAAG TTTGTCTGGATGTCCTCGTGCAAAGAAGGGAGGAGTGAAAACAACCCCTACAAAAGATGACAAAGAAGATTCAGAGTTGATCAA GTGCCCAGTTCCTGGCTGTGATAGTCTGGGTCATATTAGTGGGAAGTACGCCACTCATCGCAGTGCCTATGGGTGTCCACTGGCAGCACGCAGACAGAAGGAGGGACTGCTGAATGGCACACCTTTCTCCTGGAAGTCCTTCAAGACAGAGGGTCCCACCTGCCCGACTCCAGGATGTGACGGCTCCGGCCATGCCAACGGCAGCTTCCTTACTCACCGCAG CTTGTCAGGTTGTCCAAGAGCTTCTGCTAACAAGAAAAGAGCGAGGTTCCCTGGGGATGACTATATCAGCAAGAAATTCAGGGCAAGCGATG TTCTAGATAATGATGAAGATATAAAGCAGCTGAACAAAGAGATCTCTGAGCTCAATGAGTCAAACTCTGAGATGGAGTCAGACATGGCTAACCTACATACACAG ATCTCATCCATGGAGAAGAACCTGAAAAATATGGAAGAGGAAAATAAACTAATCGAAGAGAAAAATGAAGCTCTGTTCATGGAGCTGTCTGGCCTGAGCCAGGCTCTTATCCGTAGTTTGGCCAACATCCGCCTCCCACAGATG CAGGAGCCCATCAGTGAGCAGAACTTTGATACCTATGTGGACACATTGACCCACATGTTTAGCAACAAAGAGTGCTATCAGAACCCTGCAAACCGAGCCCTGCTCGAATCCATCAACCAGGCCGTCAAAGGCATCGAGGTGTAA
- the myt1a gene encoding myelin transcription factor 1 isoform X2, which yields MKLCKTFLENEFHGQLLNQRWTKGDRISSWESKRSKRIKMSQDTEEKRTRTRSKGIRVPLELVGQEYSCPTPGCDGLGHVSGKYARHRSALGCPLAKKRKLQEAEENQSVSKKRPNPLKLAMDDGFNADSDTNSETEPKDEAVESDEDTPEKEEEPKKNDDASEPLAEVISQEESEDKNTAVKDISIPATEDESKKEHLEPEVTPIQQVTVETESEEGLQVAAEIQAGEEEEGDGTEEMTEEERMTQHLKATDDPVQLSEEDGEEEEEHDEEHESQCSSQKNNSDHLYFSGDFNKVQAKETDKKLNEQEDDIDEMEEEEEEEEEEEDEQEQVEPRHSPSTVATSLSAQVLEPDARMNSDEKTDTHLIEDEEAEEEEDEDEEERDDVSNKASPTVVIELQSDDEEEVEEEEEDEGEDEGEEEVDEAEDEEIDSVSHRSEVTDESETYDMTRGNLGLLEQAIALKAEQTARSSEESRSPEQQSYHSADERSSKMAENTPRRGYYGKEGSRSEKKEVKCPTPGCDGTGHVTGLYPHHRSLSGCPHKDRVPPEILAMHENVLKCPTPGCNGQGHVNSNRNTHRSLSGCPIAAAGKHSKSYEKPSQTQASVSEQAVGSSNSDRVLRPMCFVKQLEIPQYGSYRPNVGPATPRANLAKELEKYSKVSFDYASFDVQVFGKRMLAPKLPATETSPKAFKSSSPNQNLPGGYTKSSSSSTSSGYDYTHDAEAAHMAATAILNLSTRCWERPENLSTKHQDQTSKDMDIEVDENGTLDLSMKKPKREGVRSPDPSSSSSSSSQQQGVTSPHSGHTYKIEEWEGPIDYTKTTRQKEEEPEEVDYTTQSYASSDGEDDDVTQEAMEDRKYPGEVTTSSFKVKLPTKDAKKELLLCPTPGCDGSGHITGNYASHRSLSGCPLADKSLRTLMAAHTGELNFLTSRCPTPGCDGSGHITGNYASHRSLSGCPRAKKGGVKTTPTKDDKEDSELIKCPVPGCDSLGHISGKYATHRSAYGCPLAARRQKEGLLNGTPFSWKSFKTEGPTCPTPGCDGSGHANGSFLTHRSLSGCPRASANKKRARFPGDDYISKKFRASDVLDNDEDIKQLNKEISELNESNSEMESDMANLHTQISSMEKNLKNMEEENKLIEEKNEALFMELSGLSQALIRSLANIRLPQMEPISEQNFDTYVDTLTHMFSNKECYQNPANRALLESINQAVKGIEV from the exons ATGAAGCTGTGTAAAACTTTTCTCG AGAATGAGTTCCACGGGCAGCTGCTGAATCAGAGGTGGACAAAAGGGGACCGGATCAGCAGCTGGGAAAGCAAGAGGAGCAAAAGAATAAAA ATGAGCCAAGACACAGAGGAGAAAAGGACACGGACCCGCTCAAAAGGCATCAGAG TTCCTCTTGAGCTTGTGGGGCAAGAATacag TTGTCCGACTCCAGGGTGTGATGGTTTGGGTCATGTCAGTGGAAAATATGCCCGACATAGAAG TGCATTGGGTTGTCCattagcaaaaaaaaggaaactccAGGAAGCAGAAGAAAATCAGTCAGTCTCTAAGAAGAGGCCCAATCCCCTGAAGCTGGCAATGGATGATGGTTTTAATGCAGACAGTGATACGAACAGTGAAACTGAACCAAAGGACGAAGCAGTGGAGTCTGATGAAGACACGccagagaaagaggaagagccTAAGAAAAATGATGATGCATCAGAGCCATTGGCAG AAGTAATTTCACAAGAGGAATCCGAAGATAAAAACACAGCAGTCAAGGACATTTCTATTCCAGCAACTGAAGACGAGTCCAAAAAAGAACACCTTGAGCCTGAAGTGACTCCCATCCAACAAGTGACCGTAGAGACTGAAAGCGAGGAGGGCCTTCAAGTTGCTGCAGAGATCCAGGctggagaggaagaggagggagATGGAACAGAAGAGATGACGGAAGAAGAAAGAATGACTCAGCACCTAAAAGCCACTGATGATCCTGTGCAGTTATCAGAAGAGGATggcgaggaagaggaagaaCATGACGAAGAGCATGAGTCTCAATGCTCAAGTCAGAAGAACAATTCAGACCACTTGTACTTTAGTGGAGACTTCAACAAAGTCCAGGCCAAAGAAACTGATAAGAAATTAAATGAACAGGAAGACGATATTGATGAaatggaagaggaggaggaggaggaagaggaggaggaagatgagCAGGAACAGGTAGAGCCTAGACACTCCCCCAGCACTGTAGCCACCAGCCTCTCAGCTCAGGTATTAGAACCAGATGCCAGGATGAATAGTGACGAGAAAACAGACACTCATTTAATCGAAGACGAGGAAGCAGAGGAAGAagaggatgaagatgaagaggaGCGAGATGATGTATCTAATAAAGCCTCGCCCACAGTGGTCATAGAGCTGCAGTCTGATGACGAGGAAGAGgttgaggaggaggaagaggatgagGGTGAGGATGAAGGGGAAGAAGAGGTAGATGAAGCAGAAGATGAGGAAATAGACAGTGTGTCTCACAGGTCCGAGGTGACAGACGAGTCTGAGACGTATGACATGACGCGGGGAAATCTGGGCCTGCTAGAACAGGCCATCGCACTGAAGGCTGAGCAGACAGCACGCAGTTCTGAGGAGAGCCGATCTCCGGAACAGCAGAGCTACCACAGCGCCGATGAGAGGAGCAGCAAGATGGCTGAAAACACACCACGCAGGGGATATTATGGTAAAG AAGGATCCAGATCAGAGAAGAAGGAAGTAAAGTGTCCGACCCCAGGATGTGATGGGACAGGTCATGTGACTGGACTGTACCCTCACCATCGGAGCCTTTCTGGGTGCCCACATAAGGACAGGGTACCGCCTGAAA TCTTGGCCATGCATGAGAATGTGCTGAAATGTCCAACACCTGGGTGTAATGGCCAAGGCCATGTCAACAGCAATCGTAACACACATCGCAG tttatccGGTTGCCCAATTGCTGCTGCAGGGAAACACTCAAAGAGTTACGAGAAGCCATCTCAGACCCAGGCTTCAGTCAGTGAGCAAGCTGTTGGCAGCTCAAACTCAGACAGAGTACTCAG GCCCATGTGTTTTGTGAAGCAGCTGGAGATTCCTCAGTATGGTAGCTACAGGCCTAATGTGGGACCAGCTACTCCACGCGCCAACCTGGCAAAGGAATTAGAGAAGTACTCTAAGGTGTCCTTTGACTATGCAAGCTTTGATGTGCAGGTGTTTGGGAAGCGCATGCTTGCCCCAAAGTTGCCCGCCACTGAAACCTCACCTAAGGCCTTTAAAT CTTCCTCCCCGAACCAGAACTTACCAGGAGGCTACACCAAAAGCAGCTCTTCCTCCACCTCCAGTGGATACGATTATACCCACGATGCCGAGGCTGCACACATGGCTGCCACTGCCATCCTTAACCTGTCTACACGATGCTGGGAAAGGCCAGAGAACCTCAGCACCAAACATCAGGACCAGACCAGCAAA GATATGGATATTGAAGTTGATGAGAATGGCACCCTAGACCTCAGCATGAAGAAACCCAAAAGAGAGGGTGTGAGGTCACCCGATCCTTCTTCCTCATCGTCATCTTCTTCACAACAACAAGGAGTCACCTCACCTCACTCTGGCCACACCTATAAAATAGAAGAGTGGGAGGGGCCAATAGACTACACGAAGACTACCCGACAGAAAGAGGAGGAGCCCGAGGAG GTGGATTACACCACTCAGTCTTATGCCTCTtctgatggtgaggatgatgatgtaACACAAGAGGCTATGGAGGACAGGAAATACCCTGGTGAAGTTACCACTTCCAGTTTCAAGGTTAAGCTCCCAACCAAGGACGCCAAGAAAGAGCTCCTGCT ATGTCCCACCCCAGGATGTGATGGCAGTGGTCATATAACAGGAAACTATGCATCTCACCGCAG TCTCTCTGGGTGTCCTCTTGCTGATAAAAGTCTGCGGACCCTCATGGCTGCCCACACTGGTGAACTCAA CTTTTTGACCTCCAGATGTCCCACCCCAGGCTGTGATGGTTCAGGACACATTACTGGAAACTATGCTTCACACAGAAG TTTGTCTGGATGTCCTCGTGCAAAGAAGGGAGGAGTGAAAACAACCCCTACAAAAGATGACAAAGAAGATTCAGAGTTGATCAA GTGCCCAGTTCCTGGCTGTGATAGTCTGGGTCATATTAGTGGGAAGTACGCCACTCATCGCAGTGCCTATGGGTGTCCACTGGCAGCACGCAGACAGAAGGAGGGACTGCTGAATGGCACACCTTTCTCCTGGAAGTCCTTCAAGACAGAGGGTCCCACCTGCCCGACTCCAGGATGTGACGGCTCCGGCCATGCCAACGGCAGCTTCCTTACTCACCGCAG CTTGTCAGGTTGTCCAAGAGCTTCTGCTAACAAGAAAAGAGCGAGGTTCCCTGGGGATGACTATATCAGCAAGAAATTCAGGGCAAGCGATG TTCTAGATAATGATGAAGATATAAAGCAGCTGAACAAAGAGATCTCTGAGCTCAATGAGTCAAACTCTGAGATGGAGTCAGACATGGCTAACCTACATACACAG ATCTCATCCATGGAGAAGAACCTGAAAAATATGGAAGAGGAAAATAAACTAATCGAAGAGAAAAATGAAGCTCTGTTCATGGAGCTGTCTGGCCTGAGCCAGGCTCTTATCCGTAGTTTGGCCAACATCCGCCTCCCACAGATG GAGCCCATCAGTGAGCAGAACTTTGATACCTATGTGGACACATTGACCCACATGTTTAGCAACAAAGAGTGCTATCAGAACCCTGCAAACCGAGCCCTGCTCGAATCCATCAACCAGGCCGTCAAAGGCATCGAGGTGTAA
- the myt1a gene encoding myelin transcription factor 1 isoform X7: protein MKLCKTFLENEFHGQLLNQRWTKGDRISSWESKRSKRIKMSQDTEEKRTRTRSKGIRVPLELVGQEYSCPTPGCDGLGHVSGKYARHRSALGCPLAKKRKLQEAEENQSVSKKRPNPLKLAMDDGFNADSDTNSETEPKDEAVESDEDTPEKEEEPKKNDDASEPLAEVISQEESEDKNTAVKDISIPATEDESKKEHLEPEVTPIQQVTVETESEEGLQVAAEIQAGEEEEGDGTEEMTEEERMTQHLKATDDPVQLSEEDGEEEEEHDEEHESQCSSQKNNSDHLYFSGDFNKVQAKETDKKLNEQEDDIDEMEEEEEEEEEEEDEQEQVEPRHSPSTVATSLSAQVLEPDARMNSDEKTDTHLIEDEEAEEEEDEDEEERDDVSNKASPTVVIELQSDDEEEVEEEEEDEGEDEGEEEVDEAEDEEIDSVSHRSEVTDESETYDMTRGNLGLLEQAIALKAEQTARSSEESRSPEQQSYHSADERSSKMAENTPRRGYYGKEGSRSEKKEVKCPTPGCDGTGHVTGLYPHHRSLSGCPHKDRVPPEILAMHENVLKCPTPGCNGQGHVNSNRNTHRSLSGCPIAAAGKHSKSYEKPSQTQASVSEQAVGSSNSDRVLRPMCFVKQLEIPQYGSYRPNVGPATPRANLAKELEKYSKVSFDYASFDVQVFGKRMLAPKLPATETSPKAFKSSSPNQNLPGGYTKSSSSSTSSGYDYTHDAEAAHMAATAILNLSTRCWERPENLSTKHQDQTSKDMDIEVDENGTLDLSMKKPKREGVRSPDPSSSSSSSSQQQGVTSPHSGHTYKIEEWEGPIDYTKTTRQKEEEPEEVDYTTQSYASSDGEDDDVTQEAMEDRKYPGEVTTSSFKVKLPTKDAKKELLLCPTPGCDGSGHITGNYASHRSLSGCPLADKSLRTLMAAHTGELKCPTPGCDGSGHITGNYASHRSLSGCPRAKKGGVKTTPTKDDKEDSELIKCPVPGCDSLGHISGKYATHRSAYGCPLAARRQKEGLLNGTPFSWKSFKTEGPTCPTPGCDGSGHANGSFLTHRSLSGCPRASANKKRARFPGDDYISKKFRASDVLDNDEDIKQLNKEISELNESNSEMESDMANLHTQISSMEKNLKNMEEENKLIEEKNEALFMELSGLSQALIRSLANIRLPQMEPISEQNFDTYVDTLTHMFSNKECYQNPANRALLESINQAVKGIEV from the exons ATGAAGCTGTGTAAAACTTTTCTCG AGAATGAGTTCCACGGGCAGCTGCTGAATCAGAGGTGGACAAAAGGGGACCGGATCAGCAGCTGGGAAAGCAAGAGGAGCAAAAGAATAAAA ATGAGCCAAGACACAGAGGAGAAAAGGACACGGACCCGCTCAAAAGGCATCAGAG TTCCTCTTGAGCTTGTGGGGCAAGAATacag TTGTCCGACTCCAGGGTGTGATGGTTTGGGTCATGTCAGTGGAAAATATGCCCGACATAGAAG TGCATTGGGTTGTCCattagcaaaaaaaaggaaactccAGGAAGCAGAAGAAAATCAGTCAGTCTCTAAGAAGAGGCCCAATCCCCTGAAGCTGGCAATGGATGATGGTTTTAATGCAGACAGTGATACGAACAGTGAAACTGAACCAAAGGACGAAGCAGTGGAGTCTGATGAAGACACGccagagaaagaggaagagccTAAGAAAAATGATGATGCATCAGAGCCATTGGCAG AAGTAATTTCACAAGAGGAATCCGAAGATAAAAACACAGCAGTCAAGGACATTTCTATTCCAGCAACTGAAGACGAGTCCAAAAAAGAACACCTTGAGCCTGAAGTGACTCCCATCCAACAAGTGACCGTAGAGACTGAAAGCGAGGAGGGCCTTCAAGTTGCTGCAGAGATCCAGGctggagaggaagaggagggagATGGAACAGAAGAGATGACGGAAGAAGAAAGAATGACTCAGCACCTAAAAGCCACTGATGATCCTGTGCAGTTATCAGAAGAGGATggcgaggaagaggaagaaCATGACGAAGAGCATGAGTCTCAATGCTCAAGTCAGAAGAACAATTCAGACCACTTGTACTTTAGTGGAGACTTCAACAAAGTCCAGGCCAAAGAAACTGATAAGAAATTAAATGAACAGGAAGACGATATTGATGAaatggaagaggaggaggaggaggaagaggaggaggaagatgagCAGGAACAGGTAGAGCCTAGACACTCCCCCAGCACTGTAGCCACCAGCCTCTCAGCTCAGGTATTAGAACCAGATGCCAGGATGAATAGTGACGAGAAAACAGACACTCATTTAATCGAAGACGAGGAAGCAGAGGAAGAagaggatgaagatgaagaggaGCGAGATGATGTATCTAATAAAGCCTCGCCCACAGTGGTCATAGAGCTGCAGTCTGATGACGAGGAAGAGgttgaggaggaggaagaggatgagGGTGAGGATGAAGGGGAAGAAGAGGTAGATGAAGCAGAAGATGAGGAAATAGACAGTGTGTCTCACAGGTCCGAGGTGACAGACGAGTCTGAGACGTATGACATGACGCGGGGAAATCTGGGCCTGCTAGAACAGGCCATCGCACTGAAGGCTGAGCAGACAGCACGCAGTTCTGAGGAGAGCCGATCTCCGGAACAGCAGAGCTACCACAGCGCCGATGAGAGGAGCAGCAAGATGGCTGAAAACACACCACGCAGGGGATATTATGGTAAAG AAGGATCCAGATCAGAGAAGAAGGAAGTAAAGTGTCCGACCCCAGGATGTGATGGGACAGGTCATGTGACTGGACTGTACCCTCACCATCGGAGCCTTTCTGGGTGCCCACATAAGGACAGGGTACCGCCTGAAA TCTTGGCCATGCATGAGAATGTGCTGAAATGTCCAACACCTGGGTGTAATGGCCAAGGCCATGTCAACAGCAATCGTAACACACATCGCAG tttatccGGTTGCCCAATTGCTGCTGCAGGGAAACACTCAAAGAGTTACGAGAAGCCATCTCAGACCCAGGCTTCAGTCAGTGAGCAAGCTGTTGGCAGCTCAAACTCAGACAGAGTACTCAG GCCCATGTGTTTTGTGAAGCAGCTGGAGATTCCTCAGTATGGTAGCTACAGGCCTAATGTGGGACCAGCTACTCCACGCGCCAACCTGGCAAAGGAATTAGAGAAGTACTCTAAGGTGTCCTTTGACTATGCAAGCTTTGATGTGCAGGTGTTTGGGAAGCGCATGCTTGCCCCAAAGTTGCCCGCCACTGAAACCTCACCTAAGGCCTTTAAAT CTTCCTCCCCGAACCAGAACTTACCAGGAGGCTACACCAAAAGCAGCTCTTCCTCCACCTCCAGTGGATACGATTATACCCACGATGCCGAGGCTGCACACATGGCTGCCACTGCCATCCTTAACCTGTCTACACGATGCTGGGAAAGGCCAGAGAACCTCAGCACCAAACATCAGGACCAGACCAGCAAA GATATGGATATTGAAGTTGATGAGAATGGCACCCTAGACCTCAGCATGAAGAAACCCAAAAGAGAGGGTGTGAGGTCACCCGATCCTTCTTCCTCATCGTCATCTTCTTCACAACAACAAGGAGTCACCTCACCTCACTCTGGCCACACCTATAAAATAGAAGAGTGGGAGGGGCCAATAGACTACACGAAGACTACCCGACAGAAAGAGGAGGAGCCCGAGGAG GTGGATTACACCACTCAGTCTTATGCCTCTtctgatggtgaggatgatgatgtaACACAAGAGGCTATGGAGGACAGGAAATACCCTGGTGAAGTTACCACTTCCAGTTTCAAGGTTAAGCTCCCAACCAAGGACGCCAAGAAAGAGCTCCTGCT ATGTCCCACCCCAGGATGTGATGGCAGTGGTCATATAACAGGAAACTATGCATCTCACCGCAG TCTCTCTGGGTGTCCTCTTGCTGATAAAAGTCTGCGGACCCTCATGGCTGCCCACACTGGTGAACTCAA ATGTCCCACCCCAGGCTGTGATGGTTCAGGACACATTACTGGAAACTATGCTTCACACAGAAG TTTGTCTGGATGTCCTCGTGCAAAGAAGGGAGGAGTGAAAACAACCCCTACAAAAGATGACAAAGAAGATTCAGAGTTGATCAA GTGCCCAGTTCCTGGCTGTGATAGTCTGGGTCATATTAGTGGGAAGTACGCCACTCATCGCAGTGCCTATGGGTGTCCACTGGCAGCACGCAGACAGAAGGAGGGACTGCTGAATGGCACACCTTTCTCCTGGAAGTCCTTCAAGACAGAGGGTCCCACCTGCCCGACTCCAGGATGTGACGGCTCCGGCCATGCCAACGGCAGCTTCCTTACTCACCGCAG CTTGTCAGGTTGTCCAAGAGCTTCTGCTAACAAGAAAAGAGCGAGGTTCCCTGGGGATGACTATATCAGCAAGAAATTCAGGGCAAGCGATG TTCTAGATAATGATGAAGATATAAAGCAGCTGAACAAAGAGATCTCTGAGCTCAATGAGTCAAACTCTGAGATGGAGTCAGACATGGCTAACCTACATACACAG ATCTCATCCATGGAGAAGAACCTGAAAAATATGGAAGAGGAAAATAAACTAATCGAAGAGAAAAATGAAGCTCTGTTCATGGAGCTGTCTGGCCTGAGCCAGGCTCTTATCCGTAGTTTGGCCAACATCCGCCTCCCACAGATG GAGCCCATCAGTGAGCAGAACTTTGATACCTATGTGGACACATTGACCCACATGTTTAGCAACAAAGAGTGCTATCAGAACCCTGCAAACCGAGCCCTGCTCGAATCCATCAACCAGGCCGTCAAAGGCATCGAGGTGTAA